GGCAAGATTTTCGGCCTCGCCATGCAGGCACTGGCCGTTGGACCGTGTCAGGCGCACCCCATGTTTTTGGCAGGGGTCGATGATGCATATTTGCTTATCTGATCGCACGGCGTTAGTTATATAAAGTGTCTTGTATCTCAGCACTTTAtctggattttttttggatttgtcTTTTATTAACGAATCTGAATAAATCAAGGGCTCTGAAAATGCTGCGTGTTAGATCCTTTGCTTATAAAAAGTCGCTGTCTGCTTCTTTGACCAGATCAGTCAGTACTGCCAGTCAATTGGCCCAATTCAAGATCCCTGAGGTTTTCAATGAGCCTGTCAGAACTTATGAGCCTGGTTCGAAGGACAGAGATGGCGTTTTGAGTGCTCTTAGCAGACTCAGTAATCAGCGTCATGAAATCCCTTTGGTAATTGGTGGTAAGGAAGTTTTTACTAAAGATACTTTCGTACAAACATCACCCTCGAATCACAGCCAAGTTCTTGCTGAAGTCAGCTCGGCTTCTGAAAAGGATGTCAATGACGCAATTAATGCCTCTTTGGCTGCTAAAAAGGCTTGGGAGTCAGCTCCTTGGGCTGACCGTGCTTCGGTTTTCCTCAAGGCTGCTGAATTGATTGCTGGTAAATATCGTTATGATATCTTGGCTGCTACCATGCTTGGCCAAGGTAAGAACATCTATCAAGCTGAAATTGACTCTACTTGtgaattgattgatttcttGAGATTCAATGTCAAATATGCTGAAGAAttatatcaacagcagcctgCTCGCTCGTCTCCCGGTGTCTGGAACAGAGCTGAATATCGTGCTTTGGAAGGGTTTGTTTATGCTGTAACTCCTTTCAACTTCACTGCAATTGCTGGTAATTTGGTTGGTGCACCTGCTCTAATGGGTAACACCGTCGTCTGGAAGCCTTCCAATTCATCTGTCTTGTCTAATTACTTACTCTACAAGATCTTCCAAGAAGCTGGTGTTCCTGATGGAGTTATCAACTTTATTCCTGGTGACCCCTTGACGGTTACTCAACCAGTCATCAGTCACCCTGATTTCGCTGCTTTGCACTTTACTGGTTCTACCGATGTTTTCGTTAAACTATACCAGTCGATTGCTGCCAATCTTCCTGGCTACAAATCTTACCCAAGAATTGTCGGTGAGACCGGTGGTAAAAATTTCCATGTCGTTCATAACTCGGCCAATGTGTCTCATGCAGTCAAGTCTACTGTTCGTGGTGCTTTTGAATATCAAGGACAAAAGTGTTCCGCCACATCGAGAGTCTATGTTCCCGAATCTATTTGGCCTCAATTCAAGTCGGAATTGGTTGCTGAAACTCAGGCTTTGTTGAATGAGGGTGCTGGTAACTCCACTGTCCCTAGTGGATTCCACAAATTCATTGGTCCTGTTATCCATGAACCCTCTTTCAACAAACTCGACAAAGCTATTACTGAGGCCAAGCAGGACTCAAGCCTTGAATTGTTGGTTGGTGGTAAGGTCGACAAGTCTGTTGGTTACTATGTTGAGCCCACTATTTTCGTGTCAAAGGATGCCAAACATGCCAACTTACAAAATGAGTTTTTCGGGCCTCTACTTCACGTCTACGTATATCCTGATGCTGAATATGAGCAGACTCTTGCACTTGTCGATGCAACTGGCAAGTACGGTCTTACTGGTAGCATTTTTGCTCAAGACCGTTCTGCCATTCTCACGGCTTCTGAGGCTCTCCGCAATTCTGCTGGTAACTTCTATATTAACGACAAATCAACCGGTGCCGTTGTAGGCCAACAGTGGTTCGGCGGATCCCGCAAGTCCGGTACTAATGATAAGAGTGGATCGGGTAATATCCTTAGCCGATTTGTGTCTGTACGCAATATCAAGGAGAACTTCGTCGAGATCGATGAAGTCCTTTACCCATCTAACGCCCAATAAAAACTGACATGACCTGTATGTAGCATTTTAAtagttattattattactttttGAGATAATTTTGCCGAATCTGGTGTCTCTTATGACGGACCGCTGAATCCCATATATCCTCTAGTCATAGTAACTGTCATCTGGCTAGACTGGTTCATTGTGATCAGAGAGTCCAGGTCCAGATACACCCCGGGTCAACAACGTCTTCAACGTGTTCAACCGGCAGGACTATCGCCCTGCCGAAAACTTGCATGTTTCAGATATTAAACTTTTTTGCATGTGATTAAGGTGTGCCACCTACGGTCTTAGTCTTACCCCGGAATTATCTCTATTTACCCAGACTGTTGATGCCGTCTGGCATTGTCATGTATACCCCTCATTTTGACCAGTGATGGGCATCTTGCATCATATCAGTACATGATAATGCTGACGGCTGTTTTCATCCGGTTGCCAAGCCTGTCATATTTGTCTCACTAAAGTCTCTTATCTTGAAAGTCGTATTTCAATAGTTCGACCTGTTATGGCAAGATGACAGGACTTGAGGCTCTGAATCCATTAGCAAGCGAAATTGCTACTTAAGAGTCAGTACTGGCTGTTCATCATCTACCCCACACGGGTAAAATAGATAGTCCTGTCGACATGACCCCTGAGTGATCTTCAACAAGTCGATGCTTATCAAAGAGCCAAGCAATTGAACTGATCATTTTCACTCCCTATGATCCCCAATCAAATCAACTATCCGGGTCAATCTACCGTAAATACTTCGGCTAAAAGCAATTGATTGGCCTAGTTAGAATTGAATTGTGGGGAACGTGGTTACCGTAGCACCGACTGTTGACTCTCCGGGATTACAGAAAAACGTGCTGATGTTTGAACTGGAGGCATTGTAATTCATGGCTTTATTGTACACGGGTAAATTgaagaatataaatagtcCTTCAGCTCGCCATGTTAAGTCtaacatcaacaaccaaTCCACACCAAGAAGCTGTCTCAATACTCACTACTCACCATGCAATTTGAAGTCATCACTGCCTTTATCTGCCTCGCTTGGCTTGCGAAAGCCACTCCGGTTCCCCTAGAGGAACGTGCAAGTTCCTCGCTCAACTCCATTGCCGTTGCAGCTGGCAAGAAGTTTTTCGGTACGGCCACCAACCAAGACCAGTTTAACGATGCATCCTATGTAGATGTTATGCTCGCACAATTTGGCTCTCTTACTCCTGCTAATGTACAGAAGTGGCAGTACACTGAACCAAGTCAAGGAAGTTATGATTACTCTCAGGGTGACTCATTTGCAAGTTACGCAGCTGAGAATGGCAAGATATTATGCTGTGATAACCTCGTATGGTACCAGCAGTACCCCTCCTGGATAGACTCGCAAAGCTGGACAGCCGAGTCTCTTAGTGAAGTGATGACTAACCACATTACTTCTGAAGTCAGTCACTACAAAGGAAAGTGCTATTCTTGGAACGTTGTCAATGAAGCTTTTAACGATGATGGAACCTGGAGAGAAAATGTCTTCTACAATACTATTGGTGAAGACTACATTGCTCAGAGTttcgctgctgccgctgctgctgatccCAATGCCATTCTTTACTATAATGACTACAATATCGAGTCACCTGGTGCAAAGGCTACAGCCGTTGAAAACTTGATTTCTTCCTTGAAGAGTCAAGGTATTAAGATTGATGCAGTGGGACTTGAGAGTCATTTTATCGTCGGAGAAACACCCTCTTTGTcgcaacagcaacagcagatgCAAGCCTATGCAAATCTTGGTGTAGATGTATTTGTAACTGAACTCGATGTCAGGTTCAGCTCTCTACCACCAACTGAACAAGgtcttcaacagcagtctGAAGACTACCAAGCATCTGTTGGAGCTTGTGCTGCACTTGGATCCAAATGTCCTGCGATTAGTGTTTGGGATTTCGATGATACTTATTCTTGGATTCCCAGCACCTTTTCTGGTCAAGGTGATGCCGATTTGTACTGGGCCAATCTGACTGCTAAGCCTGCACTTGCTGGAATTGAAAGTGTGTTGGTTGCCTAGGTTCCAACTGGTCGACATGATTCTAATATTTCATCTTATAACAAGCCTTATATCAAATATATCTCTAGCTCATTATCTTCTCATAAATAGTTCTATTTACAACAGTCTATGCACACGCATTCTAATAATCTCATGATGATGCCTATTATAGAATTTCTTCAGCAGTTAAATCACTTTTGATACGAAACGGTTTATTTCGCCATAAAATCTTATGACCACACATAGCAATAACCCATATAGGTAGTGCAAGCACCTCACGCAGAATCCATATAGGCAGCCACGATGTCAGGAATGGCCTGGTTTTAGTAGTCGAGTATTCTGGGGAGTAATATGGAGAAACAAAGAATGGGCTATTTGTATGTTCCATATTCGAGTATTGGATCAGGTTATGAAAGTGCCAGTAGTCAGATGCACACCATATGCTCAAGTGAGTgataaaaaatatccaaCTAAAGTATGACGCAGTTTCATTGCTTAGCCACAAGACCGAAATCGCGAAACTGCCAAAGATACCGCACAGAAAACATTCTGTGGTCGGTTCCAGTAGAGTGGCAGCAAGGACCATATATCTTCGTACTCGCAACCACCTGATCCTTCTCGAAACATACCCTTCAAAGTCGACATTGGCAAGAGGCTGTACTACAGAGTCGCCAGTCAGGGCAGTGCGACCACCTGCTTTCCATAAAGCATCAGCAATCATGTTGTCTTCAGCAATGTACTGCGCAAACACTCTAATTCCATGTCCCTTTTGCTTGCCACTCGCCCTGTCCAAGTCGGATCGGCGATACAAATTGGACTTGCCCATCACACATGGAGCAATGGCCACAGCATTGATGGCCGAATAAAATTTTGAGTGGGCAGTTAGCATGAACATCTCATCTAGCTTAGAACCCCAATTGTTATCCCAGGCAGATACGATAGACATGCACATTGGCAGATGATGGACAAGCTGGATGTTTGGAGCTTTATAAAACGCGTCTACAGATCGAGCTAATGTACCAGGTGCAACCCACACATTCGAATCAAGTAcccaaataatatcataTTTGGCTTGTTCATAACCCTGGGCaaggttgttgatttttggATTGGGTCCATAATGACCCTCGCCAATTAGAATTTTAGCATCCACATAGGGAAATTGTCCTATTAATCTTTGTGCGACCTGAACAGCAGGGTCTGATTCAGATGCAATGCAAAATATGATTTCAAATTTGGGATAATCTTGAGAAAAAGCCGATGTCAAACACGCTTCCATTTCCGTGTCAATCCCCTTTAAAGGACGCAGAATCGTTACACCTTCAGATCCAGTAACCGCCTCTCTAGTGACTACTGGAGATATTTGAGTATACTTTTTCCTCACAACAATTAGGCCTAGCGAGCTGAGGAGCACTATAACCCCATACCATACGAAACAAAGTATTGCAAATACCCTAACTATCCAGATATGATTATTCTCCTGGATTGATGAGCTTGAAACATTTCGGATCATATTCTGAATGTTCTCATAGGTTTTGCTGCTAGGATCATTATCATGGGCCAAAACACCGGCCAAAACGGGGAAGGTAATGGTAGACAGGGCTGCTACCAGCGCTAGTCgtttaaaaaaaaccagCGCCATTATGTATAATTCTTTTATGCTGTATTCAAAATTGTCGAATAATCCAACGATATCTTTAAAAAGCTTTTCAcaatctttttcttgtgaATACTTTCACACTGGTCAAATATTATTCAGCGACAGTGTGCTACCCAATTCTCTGTTCTCTATAGTCCTCGAATCTCTTAACAAAATCCCTCACTGAGGTATATATAATACCTAACACATTCTCTTCAAACCAAGGAATtaatcaaagaaaaaacaattATTAATAGTAAAGAATTGTGAGAATCACAGGTGCCGGTAAATCCGATCCATCCATGTCATGAAAATTAAATCGTGCATGATATGCGAAATCGCGTCGTGAAAGTGCATGAGGTTAGAGTTTATGCTCACACAGATCAGCCCTACCGTGAGTTCTGGATCAGGATCTTTGGttataaaacaaaaaaaaaaaataacagcagttaataaataagaaataaaaatagaaatagcAGACACATCAAGAATTGGAAATTCTGGCATCATAAATCATACTAGAGTTAAGTAATTGAATAGAGCATTGAGGAGCCATTAACCAATGTATATTCGTAAGAACACCTGAACCACTGTAAAAGGAAAGtaataattaaaaaagTCATTCCCTTGATAAATACAGATCAGATTCGGATGGCATATCGAAACTCACCCAATCATAACAATTTTTTCCTAGTTGCCCTTACTGGGACTAATATTGTTGTCATGTACACCCTCCATTCTCTTCTGTGTATCTTGATTTTTCAATAAGAATAGAACCAAGCTTCAAATTCAGCCTCGATTTCTCTCCTAATACCTTAATAACATGTGGATCTCCAAAGCCTTCTGTGTCACGAACAGATTCTATTGACAATACATCCACGGTTTGCCTACCTACCCAGTAACCAGTGACAAGAATTATCATCCCTCGGGCAATTACCGGTTTAAGAAGATGGGTGTTATGGACTCGCGAGATACTTTTCAGTGTTATGAAGAATTGTTCTTCACTAGGTTGCTGTGGATATGACGACTCCTTGAGTAGAGTAGGCAATTCCTGGGCTTCTATTGAATCAAGATTAGATAAATAACCCTGTGACACTGCGTAGAACCTGACTttagcaggagcagcagcattgactCTCAGGACATCTGGATTGTTGTGAATAATATCACTTACCAGCAACAGGTACATTACACAAAGTGCACAGTATTTAATGttaatgttgttgtttggatcagtagcagcagctcgcgTATTGAGAGCTAGCGCCGTACTACCAGAATGTCAGTTATATGGCTTCGACTGTGGACAGCCTCAAATTTATTTGATCTTAAGCCATATTCAGGGACTGGATCCACTTTGTAGctttaatatttttattctatAGTATTAATAGAAATCCCATCCCTGGTCAGACAACCAGCCTCTGAAACGGCCACCCTCGAGAACtacgcagggtccaggtATATGTGCGGCTCGATGTCTATCTGTTTAgcaaaatttttttcttatcgGGGAAACGCTATGCAttgcattttattttttttttgtgaaaTTTTCTGTGGCTTGATCTAACGGCAGGTAACTTCTTACTTGAACCAGAATACCCatatttcaaaaataaagaaatgAGAGTATACAACTGTCATTTTTGCTCGTCACCGGTTTACGTAAGTAATATTATCTGGTATTGGTTTGGAAGGTAGAGAGAATAGGCTATTTAAAAATTTGCCCTTTCTGACTAAAACCATTTGGTGGTGCTAGCAGAGACAGGAATGAAGATATGATTATGTTCTTGTCATGATATATGAATAGAGTACTAACAATATTAGCCCGGTCACGGTATCATGTTCGTTAGAAATGACGCCAAGGAGTTCAGATTTTGTCGTTCGAAATGTCATAAGAACTTCAAGCTGAAGAGAAATCCCCGTAAACTCAGATGGACCAAGGCTTTCCGTAAGGCTGCTGGTAAGGAGATGGTTGTTGACTCTACATTAGCCTTCAATGCCCGTAGACACGTTCCAGTTAGATACAACCGTGAGCTCGTTGCTGAGACTTTGCATGCTATGGCCCGGGTTGAGGAAATCAGAcaaaagagagaaagagcCTTCTATAAGAACAGAATGCGTGGTAATAAGGAGAGACAAAAGGAACAGGACAGAAAGCTTGTCGAAGCCAATCCCGAACTATTACGGCAAAGAGATGTGGAACTTTCCAGACAAGCTGCCAAggaagctgctgctcaagaagACAGCGAGATGGAGTACagcgaagaagaagagttcCAAtccgaagaagaagaacaacaacaaaaggTTGCTATTATggtcaagaacaaaaagaagcgATCCAAGGTTCAAGCTGGTGGAATGGATTTGGACTAATCTGTCTCACTATGTATGCATTTTGATTTAAAAGAACAGAGCCCGGTCACTCTCATGATATCTTATATACGCCTTGAAAACCGGGAATCGTGGTTCTGTTTTTagttaatttattttttgaataGAAAAGTTGTTTTTTATATGATGTTATACAACGAGGTTGCAGTTTGTCAGGCAAGCAGTGCCCCAGATCCAGTCGCTACTCTCGTTGCACTGGACTCGTTATCACTAGCGAAATACACTTCTTTAAGTATATAAGAAATGGACTGTCATTCAGTGTAGTGGCATTCGCTGATTTCGAGGCATGCCGTAATATGAACCGTCATGTATGTTTCAGGGCATTTATACACATGAAACACACGAAGTAGTGCCTTGTGCGCCAATATCTACTGCCAGTAAATTGAACTTTAAATACTTGTACAATCAAGTAGGTATTTAAAACACATATTAAGACAAATGCCAGCTAAGGTATAAAAACTAGACTAAGTGGTTCAAGTCCAGTATCCTCTTTTTATCTGATGTGCCCGTAGAGCTAGAGCTATGGAAGTTATCTGGTTTTCTATTTTGCCAGTTATAGCTCTGTCAGTCGGTTTTTCAGAGCAAGCACTGTATAGGCTTTGATTCAAGTGAGTTATCTTTGCCAACTTACGATTCGAATAATGTCTTGACAACAGCTTTGTCAAGTTGTGATTCTTATTCGACAAAGCAATCTTAGCCAAACTTCTAACTAATAGGACTACAAAAACGTGATACTTGCAATAAAACAACAATCCGATATTAGACACAACCTGGAAGAGATCTAATGGCACCCTGTTCGAACGTTCTCCTAGAAGCCAGTACGAAGCTCCATCGTACTGTTGACACAGTATTAGCAGAGTATGAATACCCCTGGGCAGATGTCCTCACAGTCATCTCATTTATGCTCCTCATAActattatcatcatcacacTACATAAAACTAGCGGATCAGTGGCTCCTCCACCTCTAACGGTAGTAGTTCAGCGttaatataaaatatatattccATTCCTCAGTCTGTTGAACGCAGGGTCGTAACGCAGGGTCGGTCGTGCGTGCCTAAACCTGGTGAATTATCCCAGACCCTGAAATTTCTCTTGCCGCATTTACTTCCATCCTGGATGTGCTGAAAATCATTCTCAGTTCTTTAGACAAATCATGAATATTAATAGTCAGAATCCCTTGGAATACAAATGTCGCAGTTGAGAGCCGGATATCGGTCTTATAGTTACCATACCCTTACCCATGTGACATTTTGAACATGAAATTTGAGCGCCATCAAGTCTGATCCAGCTGCCAGCTTCACGACAGTCAAAGAAAAATTATAGAAAATGTCCGAGTCGACGCAACAGCCAGCAAACGAAATCGGTTTCGCTGAAAAGACCTTTAATTCAGTGTCTGAATTCATCTCAGTAAGTTAAAtcataaaacaaaaagtgTTTAGAAGTTTAAAAGGGCCGTGACTAACAGACTCAGGAACACCCAGTGATTTCGGGTGCTGGAGCTATTGCTGGATTTCTTGTCGTAAGTACCTCAAAAAATACTCGGTAATGGGTACTACAGTCTTGAATATTCTGTAGAATactgtatatttattacagGCCCGTTGGCTGTTGGAGCCAAGCGACAGAGTCGGGGAGAGGATAATTACCCCGCTACCGAAGTACATCCAAACGATTCACGGCAAGCCCGGTCACTAACTGGTCGCAGCTTAAATCAGCATTGAGAAAACCTGGCCCTGGTGTAGGAGGAAAGACCTTCTTCACTGGTGGATTTGAGGCTAAAATGACACCAAAGGAAGCCCTTCAAATCCTTAGTCTACGAGAGTCGACTTTGACCAAGGCCAGACTCAAGGATACTCATAGAAGAATTATGTTGGCTAATCACCCTGATAAGGGCGGATCTCCTTACCTTGCAACCAAAATCAACGAGGCCAAGGATTTACTGGAAAAGAGAGGCAGCTTCCGATAAATTGACCGCGCAACTGATACAATTATTAATTTCTGTCtgcatcatcaccacctcTCTAACGCCATCTTGTAATATATATTGCCCCATGTTTCTATTTTGTACATAACTAGTTTATCTTTTCTTCATTCGAGTATTTCAAGACTCGGCGTGATAAATCTGCCGAGCCTTTGTAGTGCCTTCGAGTTTGTACTTCCAGTGCAGTCCCAGAGACAAAACTCAAATACCTTTGCTAATCAGCACTTATAGCTACTTACATCCTACTGAGTGCCATGATTCacggaaaaaaaaatttagtTAACTCGTTATGCTATAACAATATACATTACTGTTGGGTATGAGCTAATTATTTTGTAAAAATAGAGacaacatcttcatcttctatCAGATGCTGAAGACCACATTTTTGCGGACTGTGTTTGGCAGATGCACCCCATACAAGAGCATATCTgaatttggatttgaaatcTCGGTGAATGGCATCACAGACATCTTCTATCGAATTGTGTGCCTTTCGGATAACCATAGGTTCTGAAAAGTTCGGGGCAACACCCTTACGTTTAGTGAAAATGCGAAGTAATGATAAGTCTGCCCAGATCCGTTCTAGAAGATCATCTATACCCAAGTCCATAGACACGGAAATAACCACAGTATTGGGTTGACGAGCCAATCGATCAGTTTCTTCGAGTGACACAGCGTCAATTTTGTTGTAACAGTAAAGACATGGGATATATGACCGATGGTTGGCATTAATGACATCAATAAAATCTTCAACAGTCACCTCTGGGTCTCGAATGAGAACATCAGCATTATGAATCTTGTAGTCTCGGAGGATATTGCCTACCATCTTCTCATCCAGATATTTAGGTGGAGATGTGGCATTGAATTTCAACCCACCAGCctttttgattttaaaATATACATTTGGTCGTTCTTTGTTGAGACGAATACCTACAGCCTCCAATTCACGCTCCAAGATAGCCCGTTGCTCATCTGACTTTGTAGCATCCAAAACCATGAGAATCAAATCTGCAGTCTTCGCCGTTGAGACAACTTGTCTACCTCTTCCCTTGCCTTCAGAAGCTCCCTGAATAATACCTGGTAAATCTAAGATTTGGATTTCTGATCCGTTGTATTCCAACACGCCTGGTACCGATGTTAAGGTCGTGAAAGCATATTGAGCGACCTCTGATTTGGTCTTGGTGATTTTAGATAATAGTGAAGATTTACCAACGGATGGGAAACCAATAAGTGCGACTCTGGCGTCTCCACTTTTCGATACTTCAAATCCCTGGCCgggagaagaagacgatcCTGGTGGGGGTTcaagcagctgctgtctATACCGAGCTAGCTTACCCTTTAGCAGACCAATATGATACTCGGTTgctttatttttttgagttCGAGCAAGCTCTTCCTGAATTTGTGTAATCTTCTCCAGAATTCCCATTGTATTAGTTGAAGTGGTTAAGATTGAGCTCTTTCGATTTGATCCCGTTCACCTCTGGGTTATAAATTTACCAGCATGAAAAGCCCCATAGCTTCACCATCCGGGTAAGTTTAGAGTTCTATGGTCAAATCATGCAGGAGCTCAACTTGAACTGAAAATCTCATAGGCAGTCTGACAAACAGCTGTCTTCCCTATCTGAAATGAAACATACTGGTCTTCAAAAAGATGGTTAGTAATAAGTAGTTACTTCTCGGTGCTTAGTAGCATGGACAAGTACTGATTCGAATGTCTTGACAGTACATGTAATCAACTGACACACTCCGCTTGCTCATTTCCACTGACGGGCTCCAGTCTTGTGAGCCTCTGACAAATATGGAGCACTGTTGCAAATGAAAGAAAGAGTGAGGAGGAGAGTCGATTTCAAACATTGTTGAGGTTGAATGTCATCAGCATTGGTAGTTTGGATACTTACTACTGATTATTTAAGCTTACTGCTAACAATACTAACGAGCAGTACTGGCATTTTACCGCCAATGCATTCGCCAAATCCACAAGAAACCTGTTGATAACAGGCCAAACTTTCTGACATTTGTGCGCAAAAATTTTGCTCAATACTCGCACATTAGCAAAAGAGACGTGACCACAATTGAATTTCTACTTAGAAAGGGAAGTCATATGATGGAAATTTATGCCAATCCGAGTGTTCGAAATATCTCCAACTAGATTCATAGCCAGAAAGATttgtaaataa
The Sugiyamaella lignohabitans strain CBS 10342 chromosome A, complete sequence genome window above contains:
- the RLP24 gene encoding Rlp24p (Essential protein required for ribosomal large subunit biogenesis; associated with pre-60S ribosomal subunits; stimulates the ATPase activity of Afg2p, which is required for release of Rlp24p from the pre-60S particle; has similarity to Rpl24Ap and Rpl24Bp; GO_component: GO:0005737 - cytoplasm [Evidence IEA,IEA]; GO_component: GO:0005730 - nucleolus [Evidence IDA] [PMID 20670889]; GO_component: GO:0005634 - nucleus [Evidence IEA,IEA]; GO_component: GO:0030687 - preribosome, large subunit precursor [Evidence IDA] [PMID 11583614]; GO_component: GO:0030687 - preribosome, large subunit precursor [Evidence IDA] [PMID 17443350]; GO_component: GO:0030687 - preribosome, large subunit precursor [Evidence IDA] [PMID 22735702]; GO_component: GO:0030687 - preribosome, large subunit precursor [Evidence IDA] [PMID 23212245]; GO_function: GO:0001671 - ATPase activator activity [Evidence IDA] [PMID 23185031]; GO_process: GO:1902626 - assembly of large subunit precursor of preribosome [Evidence IMP] [PMID 22735702]; GO_process: GO:0042273 - ribosomal large subunit biogenesis [Evidence IMP,IPI] [PMID 11583614]; GO_process: GO:0042254 - ribosome biogenesis [Evidence IEA]), translated to MFVRNDAKEFRFCRSKCHKNFKLKRNPRKLRWTKAFRKAAGKEMVVDSTLAFNARRHVPVRYNRELVAETLHAMARVEEIRQKRERAFYKNRMRGNKERQKEQDRKLVEANPELLRQRDVELSRQAAKEAAAQEDSEMEYSEEEEFQSEEEEQQQKVAIMVKNKKKRSKVQAGGMDLD
- the RBG2 gene encoding Rbg2p (Protein with a role in translation; forms a complex with Gir2p; has similarity to mammalian developmentally regulated GTP-binding protein; GO_component: GO:0005737 - cytoplasm [Evidence IEA,IEA]; GO_component: GO:0005737 - cytoplasm [Evidence IDA] [PMID 14562095]; GO_function: GO:0005525 - GTP binding [Evidence IEA,IEA]; GO_function: GO:0005525 - GTP binding [Evidence ISS] [PMID 10760581]; GO_function: GO:0000166 - nucleotide binding [Evidence IEA]; GO_process: GO:0002181 - cytoplasmic translation [Evidence IGI] [PMID 21076151]) gives rise to the protein MGILEKITQIQEELARTQKNKATEYHIGLLKGKLARYRQQLLEPPPGSSSSPGQGFEVSKSGDARVALIGFPSVGKSSLLSKITKTKSEVAQYAFTTLTSVPGVLEYNGSEIQILDLPGIIQGASEGKGRGRQVVSTAKTADLILMVLDATKSDEQRAILERELEAVGIRLNKERPNVYFKIKKAGGLKFNATSPPKYLDEKMVGNILRDYKIHNADVLIRDPEVTVEDFIDVINANHRSYIPCLYCYNKIDAVSLEETDRLARQPNTVVISVSMDLGIDDLLERIWADLSLLRIFTKRKGVAPNFSEPMVIRKAHNSIEDVCDAIHRDFKSKFRYALVWGASAKHSPQKCGLQHLIEDEDVVSIFTK